One Patescibacteria group bacterium genomic window carries:
- a CDS encoding TrpB-like pyridoxal phosphate-dependent enzyme, which produces MPIINLEQKDAPTYYYNIVPDLPKPLSPPLHPETKKPIGPQDLAAIFPMGLIKQEVSTESKIEIPEEIQKAYQIYRPSPLIRAKRLEKELETPAKIYYKYEGVSPTGSHKPNTAIAQAYYNKKEGVKKLTTETGAGQWGCALSFACNLFSLECGVYMVKASYDQKPYRRIMMNVFGADCVASPSDRTESGRKILAKDPNTPGSLGMAISEAVEEAAKNKGTNYSLGSVLNHVLLHQTIIGLEAKKQLERAGDYPDIIIGCHGGGSNFAGISFPFLRDKLKGGKTKLRAIAVEPKSCPSLTEGRYDYDFGDTVGLTPLLLMFTLGHNFVPPPIHAGGLRYHGAAPIVSLLHKEKIIEAVAYDQLPVFEAAMKFAKNQGIIPAPESAHAIKAVFDEAEKCRQSGEEKTILFNLSGHGHFDMSAYQDFLAGRLTN; this is translated from the coding sequence ATGCCTATTATCAACCTTGAACAAAAAGACGCGCCAACTTACTATTACAATATTGTGCCGGATTTGCCCAAGCCCTTATCACCGCCGCTTCATCCGGAAACAAAGAAGCCAATCGGTCCTCAAGATTTAGCCGCCATTTTTCCGATGGGATTAATTAAACAGGAAGTTTCAACGGAATCAAAGATTGAGATTCCTGAAGAAATTCAAAAGGCTTACCAGATTTATCGCCCTAGTCCTTTGATTCGGGCTAAACGGTTAGAGAAAGAATTAGAAACGCCAGCCAAAATTTATTATAAATATGAAGGAGTCAGTCCGACCGGCAGCCACAAACCCAATACCGCTATTGCCCAAGCCTATTACAATAAAAAGGAGGGGGTTAAGAAACTAACCACGGAAACCGGAGCGGGCCAATGGGGTTGCGCTCTAAGCTTTGCCTGTAATTTATTCAGTTTGGAGTGCGGGGTATATATGGTTAAGGCCAGCTATGACCAAAAACCTTACCGCCGGATCATGATGAATGTTTTTGGCGCTGATTGCGTGGCCAGCCCTTCTGACAGGACCGAATCCGGCCGTAAAATTTTAGCCAAAGATCCAAACACGCCCGGCAGTCTGGGGATGGCAATTTCCGAAGCCGTGGAAGAGGCCGCGAAAAATAAGGGCACTAATTATTCCTTGGGCTCTGTTCTTAACCACGTTCTGCTCCACCAGACGATTATCGGCCTGGAAGCGAAAAAGCAGCTTGAGAGAGCTGGGGATTACCCCGACATTATTATTGGCTGCCATGGCGGCGGCAGCAATTTTGCCGGCATCAGCTTTCCTTTTCTGCGGGATAAATTAAAAGGCGGAAAAACAAAATTGCGAGCAATTGCCGTAGAACCAAAATCCTGCCCGAGTTTGACCGAAGGCAGATACGATTACGATTTTGGCGATACTGTTGGTTTAACCCCCTTGCTTTTAATGTTTACTTTAGGTCATAATTTTGTGCCGCCGCCAATCCACGCGGGCGGGCTTCGCTACCACGGCGCGGCGCCAATTGTGAGTTTATTGCATAAAGAAAAGATAATTGAAGCCGTGGCTTACGACCAGTTGCCGGTATTTGAGGCGGCTATGAAATTTGCTAAGAATCAAGGCATTATTCCGGCTCCCGAATCAGCTCACGCGATTAAAGCGGTTTTTGACGAGGCGGAAAAATGCAGGCAATCCGGAGAGGAAAAAACAATTCTGTTCAACTTGAGCGGTCATGGCCATTTTGACATGTCAGCTTATCAGGATTTTTTGGCCGGTAGATTAACTAATTAA